CTCCGCCAATGCCGCGTCCTCAAGAGTCGGTCCCATGGCGGCGGTAGCCATGATACGACTGTGTCTCTCGCTGGATTTGAGGTCATCAAAGTGCTTGGACGGGGCAGCTTTGGGGTAGTGCGCCTtgtgaaggaagagaaagcagagGTTACAAACTACGACGGCGACACGGAAGATAAGCTCTTGCGCTGGAGAAATGAAGCTACAAACACCCGAGCAAATGGGCCAGATTCCCTTCGGTCTACGAGTGAGGGAACCAAAAGCAGCCGACGTAGAATCATGACCGGCGTGAAGAAGGATGTCTTTGCGATGAAGGTAATTCGCAAGTCGGCGATGATCCGTAACAGCCAGGAAGGTCACTTGCGAGCCGAAAGAGATTTCCTGGTGGCGTCGGCAAAATCTCGCTGGATTGTACCCTTGATAGCTAGCTTTCAGGATCAGAACCACCTTTACCTCATCATGGACTACATGGTGGGCGGGGATTTCCTCGGCTTGCTGATGCGTCGAAACATGTTGCCCGAAACAGTTGCCCGATGGTACATTGCTGAAATGATTCTCTGCATTGAAGAGGCTCATCGACTGTGCTGGATCCATCGCGATGTCAAGCCGGACAACTTTCTGATCTCGGCCTCGGGCCACTTGAAGATCTCGGACTTTGGTCTGGCCTTTGACGGGCATTGGGCACACGATCAGGTCTACTACAATGACCACCgccacaccctcctcaaGCGACTCGGGATCCGGGTAGACGGCGATGCCCTTGACCAGACCGAGGCGAAAAGGATGGCGGAGTCTTCCAGTGCGCTGGATCCGGTATCAGTTGACGACTCCGGGTGGACGCCCCCCACTGCTGGTCTCCTAGGATGGCGCGATCGCACACAGAAACGGCGGTTAGCTGGAAGCATCGTCGGGACCAACCAGTATATGGCCCCCGAGGTGGTTCGTGGAGAGCTGTACGACGGGCGATGTGACTGGTGGAGTATTGGCATTATCCTGTACGAGGTAAGACATACCCTGTTGCTAAGGAGGCTACAGATATTGATACCGGCACCAGTGCCTATATGGCTTCACTCCCTTTGCTTCGGATGATCGCCAGAAGACGAAGTTAAAAATCCATGTAAGCACCCCTTCGCTGGTGTGCAGGTGAGGGATGACTGAGTGCTTGAagcatcatctccaaacCCTACATTTCCCAAACCGCCCATCCGATAAGCTCATCTCTGCTGAAGCAATCGACTTGATAAACCATCTTctgcaggagaaggaacacCGCTTGTCCTCCAGCAAGTATCGCGTAAATGACTCCGTCACCTTTCGCCTGGCAGCCAAGCATCCCCTTTATAGTATGGATCCCCGCAATAGAAACTATCGCGGGTTCTATGTATACCCCAATGACGCAACAGACATCAAGAACCATCCCTTTTTTTGCTGCATCAACTGGAATGAAATCCACCAGTCAATGCCCCCGTTCATCCCCAAGGTCAAAGGCTGGGAAGATACCCGGTACTTCGATGACGCGGGATATGAGCATGGTCACGACGAGGCCTCTGCAGCCTCAGACGCAGAACATGCTGAGCCCTCCAGCGAGGCAGACGAGCGAGACGAGTGCCACCAGAATAAGGGAGACCCGCCTCGATATCAGGATATTGACAGCCTGCTGAGTCCCGTCGCAAGCAAGCCACCCCAAAAAAACCGCCGCAAGGGGAGAGACAAGAAGCGACCCAGGGACAAGTTGCTGCGAGACCGCAAACTACGCATGACGGTCTTGGAGATGCGCAAGAGGGGTGCATTCTTGGGATATACCTATCGCCGACCTCATGCCGTTGCGATGGCATTGGCCCCAGACCGCGGGCGAGGACTGCTGGCACGAGGCCATTTGTCGGAGCTGTACGGATAGAGAGCAGGTGTTCTGATCTCCTCTGATATTCCTGTACCTTGTCATGAATCACGATGTATTCTTCGCACCGTATTCTTGCCTCTCATCGTTACTTTGGCCATAATTTCCTATCCAAACAAAACACACTTGTCTGGCTATGACGTACTATTGATTATCTTGCATGACAGATGCACACGCTATCTTTCACTGCAATGTCCAGTGCTAATGAAAATTTTTAtcaagggaaaggaaaggtatCTTCCATTTTTCATAACTCAGACATCATAGAAAAcatccaaccatccatccccgTCGCCTTGAAACTCCAGATGCAAGTGTCAGTCTGTCAAAAGCGACCCTCAATAATCCACCCAATGCAATGTTTGCAAGGCGAAGAAAGTAAACAAAGTATGAACTTGAAAAAAGAAGCTGTATTCTAACACCCACATATATGGAAGTGTTGCGTTACCTTGAATGGCGAGAATTAGGCAGACCAGCGAAAACAGACGCAGGTGAGAGTCGGTAGGTAGATATGTTGGAGTCGAGAAAAAGGTAGGGTATCACGAGAGAGGGgtagggagagagaaaagataCGAATTAGAGCGGTACGAGAGGTGGTCTTTCTGCATACGCGTACGGCGACggccggagagggagaagaaggggggtgaaagagaagatagaGATAGGTATAtcgtggaggaaggaggcggaATGGTGTATGTTGTGAAAGAATCACAGCGCGGGCGGAGCACCCATCGCGAAGGCGGAATCGGTGACACGGTCTTCGGGTTTCATGGTACCATTGAGAAGGGGGCAAAGTCTGTAGGCGAGAAGAAATTGGTGGAAATTGGTTAGCGCGCTGCTTGTTTGtgatttttccttttgctttttgctgctgttcttgTGTATGAATTGTGTTTTGGTTTGCGCTTTTGTGTCAAATGCATATGTTGCATGAAAAGATCAATCCTTGCAGTGCGGGGGTGGGAGAAACTGCTGGTAAGTTGGCAGAAGGGGGTATGCTAGATGGGGGAAGTGTAGGATAGGGTAAGGGAATAGTCCTCTGTCTCTTGGGCCATAGTAGTCGGCGGGACCTCGACCTGGGCTGAGAAGGGCTAGCACCAGGAAATTACGAAGCCGAACCTGACAGTACGGGATCCCTGGAAAGGACTACGGGTTCTTGGTAAAGAAGGGGAGGTCGAAATCTGAGGGGTTGTTTGGAAATCCAAAGGAGGGACCTGATTTATGGCATACGCACTTTTTGTTTGTCTTGATGTGGCCGACTTGGCCGCAGTTAGCACACTTCCGTTGTGTCCCAGCGGATTTGCCGCCATCGGCCGGGGAGTCGCCTGCAGATGCGCGGGCTGCGCCCTTTTGCTTCTCGCGAGCGAAGCGTCGTTCCTTGTTGCGGTTGAGACGGCTGAGTTCGGCTTCCAGGCTGTGGGGGGTTAGTGCGTGAGTTGGTTTTTGGAGGGGATTGGGTGTAGGGGAGGTTGTTAGAATTTGGTGTATTTGGAACGTACAGCTTCTTGTTACGAGCGTCGATCTCCTTGTCGCCCGTTGGCTGAAGGGACTCAAGTCTAAGAAGGTCAGTTAGTCTGATAAATGTCAAAGGTCGATAGGGTGTGCTTACTTGGTGGTCAGTGCCTCCACCCGGTGCCGATGCTGGATGTAGTGGCGAATAACCCGGGGATCCCAGATCATTTGTTCCTTCTGGTAGAGCTGACCCTTTTCGTCTCTGAGCGTCCGCATAATGCGCAAAACCTTGCCCTTTTGGTCGGCGGGCATACTCATCCTGCTGAATTGACTCATCGTCTCGTCGTCACGGCGGAAAGGAGCAGGAGTGGGAGCCTCTGATCGTGGGGTTGGCTTGCCgaactcctcctcttcctcgcggTCAATGTCGCTTTCCTCGTCCGAATGTTCGACTGTTGAAGACAGACTGGCCTTCTGGGAATCCCAGATGCGTCGGATGGACGTTTCATATGACTTTTGCTGCCGGGCAACATTGTAACTGTGGCCCCCAAGCTCTTTGAGCCGCTGGGCATCGAGCTTATCTTCCACACTCTCGCCAACCGCCTTGAAGCCGCCCTTCATTGATGTCTTGATGAAACTGAAGCCTTCGCCACGCCCCGTAGGATCACCTTCACCGTGTAGCTTGAGCATTGCTTTGCCCTGCGATGCTAGGAGGAAATTGCGGGTTGCCTTCCAAGGTGCCATCTGTTGCTCGAagctctccccttcctcgtCGCCATCTCTGTCTTCGTCTTCCCGTTCCTTTTTCTCGCCTTCATTTCCGGTTTTCTCGGCATCATTGCCGAAACCAGTGTCGTGCAGATGTTGCTGACCGACCTGCATAGATTCAAGCAGACAAACGTCCTCGGGCTGGACCCACGACCGAATCACGTCCTGCTCCGGCACAGGTTCCATCGGCACCCAGTACTTGGAGTCTTTGTCGTGCTGGAGGAAATCCTTGACTTTTTGTCGATTTTGCATATCGCTGGTTCCTGGGATGTGTGCGGTGACATCGCTGATAGAGAGCCGAAGGTCTGGGCTCTTTTTCAACAGGCGGTATAccagcatcttcatccggTTCTTGGCCACCGTTGTGACCTTTCGTGAATGGGGTCCAGGAATGTCTACCGACGGGAACTGTTGACCAGCAACATAGAGGTTCTCGATGTTACGGATGTAATAATCGCTACCACCAGAGCCAGTACTGCTACGCACGATCAAGAAGtcggtcttcttggcttcgTGCACGAACAATGGGGCACGATACATAGAATTAGATATGGCCGGCGTCACCTCGCCAGGATCCACGTGtccgaagatggagaaggggcTCTTATCCTGAGGGAGGAGAACCGCGGTTTCGCCAATTTCGGCCTTGGGGCGAGTGGGGTCTTCCATGCTCTTTCTCCGGTAGTAATTGATAATCCGATTTGACATACCGAAATTCGACAGCACGAGTGGAACCTCTTCGGAGTATTCCACCAGCAGAACGTTGGAGTTGTCAGCCAAAGAGAGCGACTTTGTAGAGTCGTAAAGTTGCTTGACGTCCTTGCCCTTTTGGTGCTTTCGTTTGATATAAGCTGGGTTTTTAAACCAACAGGTCTGTCCAGGCCggaaagagagagcaggGCGATGGTAAGAACGCGCTTCGGCCTTGGACAGCTCGGTCTTGTAGTAAGGCCATTGCAGACGCAGGGCAGGCATACTGTGCTCCAAGGTAACGTTGCCCAGGGTACTGCGAACCTTGTTCTGATGGTTCTGTTTCAGCATATCGTATGCCTGATCGTTCGAAATGTTGTAACGTGAGGTCAGACGTTTGGTGACACTGGCATCCAACTCGTCCCGCTTGAGAGCACCCAGCGCCTTTGGCTTCTGCGCAGCAGCCTCCGCTCCTCGCTCGTCAAGGAGAATATGAGGATCGTTCATGTCAACGGTCACCTTTTGAGCAATGCGGGAAGTGGCTTGTTGCGGGTCGTCAATCACTGGTACATCAATATGGGACAAGGCGACGATTTCAAGCGGATCTCTTCCAATTTTCCGTTTCTTCGCGGGGCGAGTGGTTTCTAGAAGCCAGTCGTCTTCCATATCAACATCGGCTTCTTtgacctccgcctcctcaacGTCCATGATGGAGAAGTCATCCCTCACATCCCAGTCCGCGCAGACAACACGAAGGTCATGATGGGTTATACCCCCAGGGAGCACTTCCTCCGTATCTGTGTCCTGATCAAACTCTTCCTTGATCTCCtgttcctcctcctgggCCGCCTCCAAGACGGGAACCACGCCGGAATGCTCCGACTCCAGCGAACGTTTGAGCGACTGGCCTCCAGACTTGAACGATCGCTCTTGGTCATGAGCCAATTCGATATTCACCTTGTTAGGGATGACCGGCTTCGGGGGCTTCAGAGGCTGCTTTCCGACAAAGAAGGCCTTCTTGTGGGGGATCAGCTCAAGGAAACGCGGAAGAGCATTCTTGTCGAACATTGGGAACAGCGACTGCAACAGCTCCTCGACATTCTCTGGCGGCGCAGGCACGTTTTCCGGACCATAAGACGACATAGCAAACAGAGCCTGTTGGAGCTTCCAGGCGCGAAGAGAAGCCGGGTCCATATCCTCCGCTGTCGGACTCAAgg
The window above is part of the Aspergillus luchuensis IFO 4308 DNA, chromosome 8, nearly complete sequence genome. Proteins encoded here:
- a CDS encoding uncharacterized protein (COG:T;~EggNog:ENOG410PI2I;~InterPro:IPR000719,IPR011009,IPR000961;~PFAM:PF07714,PF00069;~SMCOG1030:serine/threonine protein kinase;~antiSMASH:Cluster_8.6;~go_function: GO:0004672 - protein kinase activity [Evidence IEA];~go_function: GO:0004674 - protein serine/threonine kinase activity [Evidence IEA];~go_function: GO:0005524 - ATP binding [Evidence IEA];~go_process: GO:0006468 - protein phosphorylation [Evidence IEA]), whose translation is MIVHLMPDTVSSTPRGSPAHPDLTMETTVELSGSASTISADAEYQVAQHKSNGIRDRIKQRSSRILSLLGLRGPGGGRAVNYDETNIRRLTWDLVLKTVTTRETTVPQKPSSDSNPSQSFHSLPIDNRAPSSSTATEEEEGHEGLLTCITHSCTTPLPETFMTSVTPREAGSPKQSGDTARARKSETPELQSGSVAAVKRSKSTPAVLTSMVSTKLSTTFGNPTVIRRSHLRSPLNIMPVHYAASSPGSSRLVESPNDSSSPSTSPISSVSPMGTQSTPPTSEDPSRGSKQALGGPATALPHPSPSPHSVEEALSSTEVSGTSPSIVTVEAAANAKVFFETYFNNVFCGTDPRSQRRQELEQYMYGLPLSHEERARIWDNWITQERHYLRQCRVLKSRSHGGGSHDTTVSLAGFEVIKVLGRGSFGVVRLVKEEKAEVTNYDGDTEDKLLRWRNEATNTRANGPDSLRSTSEGTKSSRRRIMTGVKKDVFAMKVIRKSAMIRNSQEGHLRAERDFLVASAKSRWIVPLIASFQDQNHLYLIMDYMVGGDFLGLLMRRNMLPETVARWYIAEMILCIEEAHRLCWIHRDVKPDNFLISASGHLKISDFGLAFDGHWAHDQVYYNDHRHTLLKRLGIRVDGDALDQTEAKRMAESSSALDPVSVDDSGWTPPTAGLLGWRDRTQKRRLAGSIVGTNQYMAPEVVRGELYDGRCDWWSIGIILYECLYGFTPFASDDRQKTKLKIHHHLQTLHFPNRPSDKLISAEAIDLINHLLQEKEHRLSSSKYRVNDSVTFRLAAKHPLYSMDPRNRNYRGFYVYPNDATDIKNHPFFCCINWNEIHQSMPPFIPKVKGWEDTRYFDDAGYEHGHDEASAASDAEHAEPSSEADERDECHQNKGDPPRYQDIDSLLSPVASKPPQKNRRKGRDKKRPRDKLLRDRKLRMTVLEMRKRGAFLGYTYRRPHAVAMALAPDRGRGLLARGHLSELYG
- a CDS encoding DUF3591 domain-containing protein (BUSCO:EOG09260BL6;~COG:K;~EggNog:ENOG410PHB2;~InterPro:IPR040240,IPR022591;~PFAM:PF12157;~antiSMASH:Cluster_8.6), which encodes MPHATEPPAPDAEDTAFENVMRQMNGPFGEGDMSFDFLSRDLEPGEKADDAVDYEDFDDDELPEEEERTGPPAENGLGEQEDDADKGLFEAEEDDLFGGQEDENQQPPRDELDDLFGDGPSSPPAEHADATRDLFFEEEGESAKPAEAPEPVESAPAQPEPVPMDEDEDEPMQEDEALSPTAEDMDPASLRAWKLQQALFAMSSYGPENVPAPPENVEELLQSLFPMFDKNALPRFLELIPHKKAFFVGKQPLKPPKPVIPNKVNIELAHDQERSFKSGGQSLKRSLESEHSGVVPVLEAAQEEEQEIKEEFDQDTDTEEVLPGGITHHDLRVVCADWDVRDDFSIMDVEEAEVKEADVDMEDDWLLETTRPAKKRKIGRDPLEIVALSHIDVPVIDDPQQATSRIAQKVTVDMNDPHILLDERGAEAAAQKPKALGALKRDELDASVTKRLTSRYNISNDQAYDMLKQNHQNKVRSTLGNVTLEHSMPALRLQWPYYKTELSKAEARSYHRPALSFRPGQTCWFKNPAYIKRKHQKGKDVKQLYDSTKSLSLADNSNVLLVEYSEEVPLVLSNFGMSNRIINYYRRKSMEDPTRPKAEIGETAVLLPQDKSPFSIFGHVDPGEVTPAISNSMYRAPLFVHEAKKTDFLIVRSSTGSGGSDYYIRNIENLYVAGQQFPSVDIPGPHSRKVTTVAKNRMKMLVYRLLKKSPDLRLSISDVTAHIPGTSDMQNRQKVKDFLQHDKDSKYWVPMEPVPEQDVIRSWVQPEDVCLLESMQVGQQHLHDTGFGNDAEKTGNEGEKKEREDEDRDGDEEGESFEQQMAPWKATRNFLLASQGKAMLKLHGEGDPTGRGEGFSFIKTSMKGGFKAVGESVEDKLDAQRLKELGGHSYNVARQQKSYETSIRRIWDSQKASLSSTVEHSDEESDIDREEEEEFGKPTPRSEAPTPAPFRRDDETMSQFSRMSMPADQKGKVLRIMRTLRDEKGQLYQKEQMIWDPRVIRHYIQHRHRVEALTTKLESLQPTGDKEIDARNKKLLEAELSRLNRNKERRFAREKQKGAARASAGDSPADGGKSAGTQRKCANCGQVGHIKTNKKLCPLLNGTMKPEDRVTDSAFAMGAPPAL